The proteins below are encoded in one region of Manis javanica isolate MJ-LG chromosome 8, MJ_LKY, whole genome shotgun sequence:
- the CARMIL3 gene encoding capping protein, Arp2/3 and myosin-I linker protein 3 isoform X12, with the protein MVSMWLPSAESVDQVTRHVSSALSKVCPGPGCLIRRGNADTPEGPRDTSPNSETSTSTTHSVCGGFSETYAALCDYNGLHCRDEVQWDVDTIYHAEDNREFNLLDFSHLESRDLALMVAALAYNQWFTKLYCKDLRLGSEVLEQVLHTLSKSGSLEELVLDNAGLKTDFVQKLAGVFGENGSCVLHALTLSHNPIEDKGFLSLSQQLLCFPTGLTKLCLAKTAISPRGLQALGQTFGANPAFASSLRYLDLSKNPGLLTTDEANALYSFLAQPNALVHLDLSGTDCAIDSLLGALLHGCCSHLTYLNLARNSCSHRKGREMPPAFKQFFSSAYTLSHVNLSTTRLPLEALRALLQGLSLNSHLNDLHLDLSSCELRSAGAQALQEQLRAVTCVGSLDLSDNGFDSDLLTLVPALGKNKSLKHLFLGKNFNVKAKTLEEILHKLVLLIQEEDCSLQSLSVADSRLKLRTSILINALGSNTCLAKVDLSGNGMEDIGAKMLSKALQINSSLRTILWDRNNTSALGFLDIARALESNHTLRFMSFPVSDISQAYRSAPERTEDVWQKIQWCLVRNNHSQTCPQEQAFRLQQGLVTSSAEQMLQRLCGRVQEEVRALRLCPLEPVQDELLYARDLIKDAKNSRALFPSLYELGHVLANDGPVRQRLESVASEVSKAVDKELQVILESMVSLTQELCPVAMRVAQGHNKMLSNVAERVTVPRNFIRGALLEQAGQDIQNKLDEVKLSVVTYLTNSIVDEILQELYHSHKSLARHLAQLRTLSDPAGGPGQGQDLSSQGQGRNHDHEETTDDELGTNIDTMAIKKQKRCRKIRPVSAFISGSSQDMESQLGSLGIPPGWFSGLGSSQPTASGSWEGLSELPTHGYKLRHQTQGRPRPPRTTPPGPGRPSQVPVSGTRQENGAATRLDEGLEDFFTRRVMDESSSYPPTLRTLRPGLSDTPLPPLQKKRRRGLFHFRRPRSFKGDRGPGSPTTGLLLPPPPPPPPTQESSPSPDLPSLGLNSSPCWSPKEESSLLPGFGGGHGPSFHRKMGTDGAEPGEGSQTPGTAQQPRVHSGVALPGLGRAKGWSFDGKQEGLGPDLEGSVQAWQKRRSSDDAGPGAWKPPPPPQSTKPSFSAMRRAEATWHIAEESAPNHSCQSPSPASQDGEKERGLFPERTVPARNAKLQDPPLAPRPPKPVAVPRGRHPPHEPGGREEAEAGGAALGMNNPWLRLGSQQDQEEPEVQGPPDPGRRTAPLKPKRTRRAQSCDKLEPDRRQLSDPTGNRAPWICPQQGPVSPEQTDSCFGTLTRPPLDMCLTRTLTPTHLCTSRPFCQPVPQGQDSRMGHGGKEVGDRKGGSNLERCLARSVESFRVGPVPLLGGQICPSITRGSLPTCIK; encoded by the exons ATGGTGAGCATGTGGCTGCCGTCAGCTGAGAGCGTGGACCAAGTGACACGGCACGTGAGCTCTGCCCTCTCCAAGGTCTGCCCTGGCCCTGG GTGTCTAATCCGGCGTGGAAATGCGGATACCCCAGAAGGGCCCCGAGACACATCCCCCAACTCTGAGACTTCCACTTCTACCACTCACAGTGTCTGTG GTGGCTTTTCTGAGACCTACGCTGCCCTGTGTGACTACAATGGGCTGCACTGCCGTGATGAGGTGCAATGG GATGTGGACACCATCTATCATGCTGAGGATAACCGGGAGTTCAATCTTTTGGATTTCAGCCACTTGGAGAGCCG AGACTTGGCCCTAATGGTAGCAGCTCTGGCCTACAACCAGTGGTTCACCAAACTCTACTGCAAGGACCTGCGGCTG GGCTCTGAAGTTCTAGAACAGGTGCTGCATACCCTGAGCAAGTCGGGGAGCCTGGAAGAGCTGGTTCTGGACAATGCCGGGCTTAAGAC GGACTTTGTCCAGAAGCTGGCCGGGGTGTTTGGGGAGAACGGGAGCTGTGTGCTGCATGCCCTCACTCTGTCCCACAACCCCATCGAGGACAAGG GCTTCCTCAGTCTGAGCCAGCAGCTGCTCTGCTTCCCCACTGGCCTCACCAAACTGTGCCTGGCCAAGACTGCCATTTCTCCTCGAG GGCTCCAGGCGCTGGGCCAGACCTTCGGGGCCAACCCGGCCTTTGCCAGTTCCCTTCGATACCTGGACCTAAGCAAGAACCCTGGGCTGCTCACGACAGACGAGGCCAAT GCTCTCTACAGTTTCCTGGCCCAGCCCAATGCTCTGGTGCACCTGGACCTCTCAGGGACTGACTGTGCCATCGACTCG CTTCTGGGCGCCCTGCTCCATGGCTGCTGCTCCCACCTAACCTACCTCAACTTGGCGCGCAACAGCTGCTCGCACAG GAAGGGCCGGGAGATGCCACCAGCCTTCAAGCAGTTCTTCAGCAGTGCCTACACACTGAGCCACGTCAACCTGTCCACCACAAGGCTGCCCCTGGAGGCCCTCAG GGCACTGCTCCAGGGCCTCTCCCTCAACAGTCACCTCAACGATCTGcacctggacctcagcagctgtgAG CTCCGCTCAGCAGGAGCCCAGGCTTTGCAGGAGCAGCTGAGGGCTGTCACCTGTGTGGGCAGCCTGGATCTGTCAGATAATG GGTTCGACTCAGACCTCCTGACACTGGTGCCCGCACTTGGCAAGAACAAGTCCCTCAAgcacctgttcctgggcaagaaCTTCAATGTCAAGGCCAA GACCCTGGAGGAGATCCTCCACAAGCTGGTACTGCTGATCCAAGAAGAGGACTGT TCCCTGCAGTCACTCTCAGTGGCAGACTCCCGGCTGAAGCTTCGCACCAGCATCCTCATCAACGCCCTCGGCAGCAACACCTGCCTGGCTAAGGTGGATCTGAGCGGCAATGGCATGGAGGACATCGGAGCCAAGATGCTGTCCAAGGCCCTGCAGATAAACTCCTCCCTCAG AACTATCCTATGGGATCGGAACAATACGTCTGCCCTGGGCTTTCTGGACATTGCAAGGGCCCTAGAGAG CAACCATACACTGCGTTTCATGTCCTTCCCTGTGAGTGACATCTCCCAAGCCTACCGCAGTGCCCCTGAGCGCACCGAGGACGTCTGGCAGAAG ATCCAGTGGTGCTTGGTGAGGAACAACCACTCCCAGACATGCCCCCAGGAGCAGGCCTTCAGGCTGCAGCAGGGCCTGGTGACCAGCAGCGCCGAGCAA ATGCTGCAGCGGCTGTGTGGAAGAGTGCAGGAGGAGGTACGGGCCCTCAGGCTGTGCCCCCTAGAGCCCGTGCAGGATGAGCTGCTCTATGCTCGGGACCTCATCAAGGACGCCAAGAACTCCAGAGCA CTGTTTCCCAGCCTCTATGAGCTGGGCCACGTGCTGGCCAATGACGGGCCtgtgaggcagaggctggagtcagTAGCCAGTGAGGTGTCCAAGGCTGTGGACAAGGAGCTGCAG GTGATCCTCGAATCAATGGTCAGCCTAACACAGGAGTTATGCCCCGTGGCCATGCGGGTGGCCCAGGGGCACAATAAGATGCTGAGCAATGTGGCAGAGCGCGTCACCGTGCCCCGGAACTTCATTCGAGGGGCTCTGCTGGAGCAGGCGGGGCAGGACATTCAGAATAAGCTGGA TGAGGTGAAGCTCTCAGTCGTCACCTACTTGACCAACTCCATAGTGGATGAGATCCTGCAGGAGCTGTACCACTCCCACAAGAGCCTG GCCCGACACCTCGCCCAGCTAAGGACACTATCAGACCCAGCAGGGGGGCCAGGCCAAGGGCAGGATCTGTCCTCCCAGGGCCAAGGCCGGAACCATGACCATGAGGAGACCACAGATGATGAACTGGGGACCAACATT GACACCATGGCCATCAAAAAGCAGAAACGCTGCCGAAAGATCCGGCCAGTGTCTGCCTTCATTA GTGGGAGCTCTCAGGACATGGAAAGCCAGCTGGGGAGCCTGGGGATCCCCCCTGGCTGGTTCTCAGGACTTGGgagcagccaacccacagctaGTGGCTCCTGGGAAGGTCTATCCGAGCTGCCCACTCATGGCTATAAACTACGGCATCAAACACAAGGCAGGCCACGACCCCCCAGGACTACCCCTCCAGGACCTGGTCGGCCCAGT CAGGTGCCGGTCTCCGGGACTCGCCAGGAGAATGGGGCGGCCACCCGCCTGGACGAGGGGCTGGAGGACTTCTTCACCCGGAGGGTCATGGATGAAAGTTCCAG CTACCCTCCGACCCTGCGCACCCTACGGCCAGGCCTCTCAGATACGCCGCTGCCTCCACTCCAGAAGAAGAGGCGCCGAGGCCTGTTTCACTTTCGCCGACCCCGGAGCTTCAAGGGGGACAGGGGGCCCGGGTCCCCCACCACCgggctcctcctccctccacccccacccccacccccgactcAGGAGAGTTCCCCCAGTCCAGACCTCCCCAGCCTCGGCCTTAACTCCTCCCCCTGCTGGAGCCCAAAAGAGGAGAGCAGCCTCCTCCCTGGATTTGGAGGGGGCCATGGGCCTTCCTTCCACAGGAAAATG GGCACCGATGGTGCAGAGCCAGGAGAGGGGAGCCAGACCCCTGGGACAGCACAGCAGCCCAGGGTCCACAGCGGTGTTGCCCTCCCTGGGTTGGGAAGAGCCAAGGGTTGGAGTTTCGATGGGAAACAGGAG GGCCTGGGCCCAGACCTGGAGGGCAGTGTCCAGGCTTGGCAGAAGCGGCGCTCTTCAGATGATGCAG GACCTGGAGCCTGGAAGCCCCCACCACCGCCCCAGAGCACCAAGCCAAGCTTCAGTGCCATGCGCCGAGCAGAGGCCACATGGCACATAG CTGAGGAAAGTGCCCCCAACCACAGCTGCCAGAGCCCCAGCCCAGCTTCCCAAGATGGGGAGAAGGAGAGGGGCCTATTCCCAGAAAGGACGGTTCCAGCCAGGAATGCCAAG CTGCAGGACCCTCCTTTAGCTCCACGGCCTCCCAAGCCAGTGGCTGTGCCCAGGGGCCGCCATCCCCCCCATGagccagggggcagggaggaggccgaGGCTGGGGGTGCAGCCCTAGGAATGAATAACCCCTGGCTGAGGCTGGGCTCACAGCAGGACCAAGAGGAGCCTGAGGTCCAAG GGCCCCCAGATCCAGGCCGCCGGACTGCTCCCCTGAAGCCCAAGAGGACACGACGAGCACAGTCCTGTGACAAGCTGGAGCCTGACAGAAGACAGCTCTCTGACCCTACAG GAAACAGGGCTCCCTGGATTTGTCCCCAGCAGGGACCAGTGAGCCCGGAACAGACTGACAGCTGCTTCGGCACCCTCACCAGGCCTCCTCTTGATATGTGCCTCACAAGGACTCTGACCCCCACCCACCTCTGTACCTCCAGGCCCTTCTGCCAGCCTGTCCCACAGGGGCAGGACAGCaggatggggcatggggggaaggaggtgggggacaggaagggagggagcaatCTGGAGAGATGCCTCGCTCGCTCTGTAGAGAGCTTCAGGGTGGGGCCAGTTCCTCTCCTGGGAGGGCAGATCTGTCCCTCTATCACCAGAGGCTCTCTCCCCacttgtataaaataa
- the CARMIL3 gene encoding capping protein, Arp2/3 and myosin-I linker protein 3 isoform X1, with the protein MAKPSAELTRELQDSIRRCLSQGTVLQQHRVKLETKPKKFEDRVLALTSWRLHLFPLKLPAKVESSFNVLEIRAFNTLSQNQILVETERGMVSMWLPSAESVDQVTRHVSSALSKVCPGPGCLIRRGNADTPEGPRDTSPNSETSTSTTHSVCGGFSETYAALCDYNGLHCRDEVQWDVDTIYHAEDNREFNLLDFSHLESRDLALMVAALAYNQWFTKLYCKDLRLGSEVLEQVLHTLSKSGSLEELVLDNAGLKTDFVQKLAGVFGENGSCVLHALTLSHNPIEDKGFLSLSQQLLCFPTGLTKLCLAKTAISPRGLQALGQTFGANPAFASSLRYLDLSKNPGLLTTDEANALYSFLAQPNALVHLDLSGTDCAIDSLLGALLHGCCSHLTYLNLARNSCSHRKGREMPPAFKQFFSSAYTLSHVNLSTTRLPLEALRALLQGLSLNSHLNDLHLDLSSCELRSAGAQALQEQLRAVTCVGSLDLSDNGFDSDLLTLVPALGKNKSLKHLFLGKNFNVKAKTLEEILHKLVLLIQEEDCSLQSLSVADSRLKLRTSILINALGSNTCLAKVDLSGNGMEDIGAKMLSKALQINSSLRTILWDRNNTSALGFLDIARALESNHTLRFMSFPVSDISQAYRSAPERTEDVWQKIQWCLVRNNHSQTCPQEQAFRLQQGLVTSSAEQMLQRLCGRVQEEVRALRLCPLEPVQDELLYARDLIKDAKNSRALFPSLYELGHVLANDGPVRQRLESVASEVSKAVDKELQVILESMVSLTQELCPVAMRVAQGHNKMLSNVAERVTVPRNFIRGALLEQAGQDIQNKLDEVKLSVVTYLTNSIVDEILQELYHSHKSLARHLAQLRTLSDPAGGPGQGQDLSSQGQGRNHDHEETTDDELGTNIDTMAIKKQKRCRKIRPVSAFISGSSQDMESQLGSLGIPPGWFSGLGSSQPTASGSWEGLSELPTHGYKLRHQTQGRPRPPRTTPPGPGRPSQVPVSGTRQENGAATRLDEGLEDFFTRRVMDESSSYPPTLRTLRPGLSDTPLPPLQKKRRRGLFHFRRPRSFKGDRGPGSPTTGLLLPPPPPPPPTQESSPSPDLPSLGLNSSPCWSPKEESSLLPGFGGGHGPSFHRKMGTDGAEPGEGSQTPGTAQQPRVHSGVALPGLGRAKGWSFDGKQEGLGPDLEGSVQAWQKRRSSDDAGPGAWKPPPPPQSTKPSFSAMRRAEATWHIAEESAPNHSCQSPSPASQDGEKERGLFPERTVPARNAKLQDPPLAPRPPKPVAVPRGRHPPHEPGGREEAEAGGAALGMNNPWLRLGSQQDQEEPEVQGPPDPGRRTAPLKPKRTRRAQSCDKLEPDRRQLSDPTGNRAPWICPQQGPVSPEQTDSCFGTLTRPPLDMCLTRTLTPTHLCTSRPFCQPVPQGQDSRMGHGGKEVGDRKGGSNLERCLARSVESFRVGPVPLLGGQICPSITRGSLPTCIK; encoded by the exons GTGGAGAGTTCCTTCAATGTCCTGGAGATCCGTGCTTTCAACACGCTCAGTCAGAACCAG ATCCTAGTGGAGACAGAGCGTGGCATGGTGAGCATGTGGCTGCCGTCAGCTGAGAGCGTGGACCAAGTGACACGGCACGTGAGCTCTGCCCTCTCCAAGGTCTGCCCTGGCCCTGG GTGTCTAATCCGGCGTGGAAATGCGGATACCCCAGAAGGGCCCCGAGACACATCCCCCAACTCTGAGACTTCCACTTCTACCACTCACAGTGTCTGTG GTGGCTTTTCTGAGACCTACGCTGCCCTGTGTGACTACAATGGGCTGCACTGCCGTGATGAGGTGCAATGG GATGTGGACACCATCTATCATGCTGAGGATAACCGGGAGTTCAATCTTTTGGATTTCAGCCACTTGGAGAGCCG AGACTTGGCCCTAATGGTAGCAGCTCTGGCCTACAACCAGTGGTTCACCAAACTCTACTGCAAGGACCTGCGGCTG GGCTCTGAAGTTCTAGAACAGGTGCTGCATACCCTGAGCAAGTCGGGGAGCCTGGAAGAGCTGGTTCTGGACAATGCCGGGCTTAAGAC GGACTTTGTCCAGAAGCTGGCCGGGGTGTTTGGGGAGAACGGGAGCTGTGTGCTGCATGCCCTCACTCTGTCCCACAACCCCATCGAGGACAAGG GCTTCCTCAGTCTGAGCCAGCAGCTGCTCTGCTTCCCCACTGGCCTCACCAAACTGTGCCTGGCCAAGACTGCCATTTCTCCTCGAG GGCTCCAGGCGCTGGGCCAGACCTTCGGGGCCAACCCGGCCTTTGCCAGTTCCCTTCGATACCTGGACCTAAGCAAGAACCCTGGGCTGCTCACGACAGACGAGGCCAAT GCTCTCTACAGTTTCCTGGCCCAGCCCAATGCTCTGGTGCACCTGGACCTCTCAGGGACTGACTGTGCCATCGACTCG CTTCTGGGCGCCCTGCTCCATGGCTGCTGCTCCCACCTAACCTACCTCAACTTGGCGCGCAACAGCTGCTCGCACAG GAAGGGCCGGGAGATGCCACCAGCCTTCAAGCAGTTCTTCAGCAGTGCCTACACACTGAGCCACGTCAACCTGTCCACCACAAGGCTGCCCCTGGAGGCCCTCAG GGCACTGCTCCAGGGCCTCTCCCTCAACAGTCACCTCAACGATCTGcacctggacctcagcagctgtgAG CTCCGCTCAGCAGGAGCCCAGGCTTTGCAGGAGCAGCTGAGGGCTGTCACCTGTGTGGGCAGCCTGGATCTGTCAGATAATG GGTTCGACTCAGACCTCCTGACACTGGTGCCCGCACTTGGCAAGAACAAGTCCCTCAAgcacctgttcctgggcaagaaCTTCAATGTCAAGGCCAA GACCCTGGAGGAGATCCTCCACAAGCTGGTACTGCTGATCCAAGAAGAGGACTGT TCCCTGCAGTCACTCTCAGTGGCAGACTCCCGGCTGAAGCTTCGCACCAGCATCCTCATCAACGCCCTCGGCAGCAACACCTGCCTGGCTAAGGTGGATCTGAGCGGCAATGGCATGGAGGACATCGGAGCCAAGATGCTGTCCAAGGCCCTGCAGATAAACTCCTCCCTCAG AACTATCCTATGGGATCGGAACAATACGTCTGCCCTGGGCTTTCTGGACATTGCAAGGGCCCTAGAGAG CAACCATACACTGCGTTTCATGTCCTTCCCTGTGAGTGACATCTCCCAAGCCTACCGCAGTGCCCCTGAGCGCACCGAGGACGTCTGGCAGAAG ATCCAGTGGTGCTTGGTGAGGAACAACCACTCCCAGACATGCCCCCAGGAGCAGGCCTTCAGGCTGCAGCAGGGCCTGGTGACCAGCAGCGCCGAGCAA ATGCTGCAGCGGCTGTGTGGAAGAGTGCAGGAGGAGGTACGGGCCCTCAGGCTGTGCCCCCTAGAGCCCGTGCAGGATGAGCTGCTCTATGCTCGGGACCTCATCAAGGACGCCAAGAACTCCAGAGCA CTGTTTCCCAGCCTCTATGAGCTGGGCCACGTGCTGGCCAATGACGGGCCtgtgaggcagaggctggagtcagTAGCCAGTGAGGTGTCCAAGGCTGTGGACAAGGAGCTGCAG GTGATCCTCGAATCAATGGTCAGCCTAACACAGGAGTTATGCCCCGTGGCCATGCGGGTGGCCCAGGGGCACAATAAGATGCTGAGCAATGTGGCAGAGCGCGTCACCGTGCCCCGGAACTTCATTCGAGGGGCTCTGCTGGAGCAGGCGGGGCAGGACATTCAGAATAAGCTGGA TGAGGTGAAGCTCTCAGTCGTCACCTACTTGACCAACTCCATAGTGGATGAGATCCTGCAGGAGCTGTACCACTCCCACAAGAGCCTG GCCCGACACCTCGCCCAGCTAAGGACACTATCAGACCCAGCAGGGGGGCCAGGCCAAGGGCAGGATCTGTCCTCCCAGGGCCAAGGCCGGAACCATGACCATGAGGAGACCACAGATGATGAACTGGGGACCAACATT GACACCATGGCCATCAAAAAGCAGAAACGCTGCCGAAAGATCCGGCCAGTGTCTGCCTTCATTA GTGGGAGCTCTCAGGACATGGAAAGCCAGCTGGGGAGCCTGGGGATCCCCCCTGGCTGGTTCTCAGGACTTGGgagcagccaacccacagctaGTGGCTCCTGGGAAGGTCTATCCGAGCTGCCCACTCATGGCTATAAACTACGGCATCAAACACAAGGCAGGCCACGACCCCCCAGGACTACCCCTCCAGGACCTGGTCGGCCCAGT CAGGTGCCGGTCTCCGGGACTCGCCAGGAGAATGGGGCGGCCACCCGCCTGGACGAGGGGCTGGAGGACTTCTTCACCCGGAGGGTCATGGATGAAAGTTCCAG CTACCCTCCGACCCTGCGCACCCTACGGCCAGGCCTCTCAGATACGCCGCTGCCTCCACTCCAGAAGAAGAGGCGCCGAGGCCTGTTTCACTTTCGCCGACCCCGGAGCTTCAAGGGGGACAGGGGGCCCGGGTCCCCCACCACCgggctcctcctccctccacccccacccccacccccgactcAGGAGAGTTCCCCCAGTCCAGACCTCCCCAGCCTCGGCCTTAACTCCTCCCCCTGCTGGAGCCCAAAAGAGGAGAGCAGCCTCCTCCCTGGATTTGGAGGGGGCCATGGGCCTTCCTTCCACAGGAAAATG GGCACCGATGGTGCAGAGCCAGGAGAGGGGAGCCAGACCCCTGGGACAGCACAGCAGCCCAGGGTCCACAGCGGTGTTGCCCTCCCTGGGTTGGGAAGAGCCAAGGGTTGGAGTTTCGATGGGAAACAGGAG GGCCTGGGCCCAGACCTGGAGGGCAGTGTCCAGGCTTGGCAGAAGCGGCGCTCTTCAGATGATGCAG GACCTGGAGCCTGGAAGCCCCCACCACCGCCCCAGAGCACCAAGCCAAGCTTCAGTGCCATGCGCCGAGCAGAGGCCACATGGCACATAG CTGAGGAAAGTGCCCCCAACCACAGCTGCCAGAGCCCCAGCCCAGCTTCCCAAGATGGGGAGAAGGAGAGGGGCCTATTCCCAGAAAGGACGGTTCCAGCCAGGAATGCCAAG CTGCAGGACCCTCCTTTAGCTCCACGGCCTCCCAAGCCAGTGGCTGTGCCCAGGGGCCGCCATCCCCCCCATGagccagggggcagggaggaggccgaGGCTGGGGGTGCAGCCCTAGGAATGAATAACCCCTGGCTGAGGCTGGGCTCACAGCAGGACCAAGAGGAGCCTGAGGTCCAAG GGCCCCCAGATCCAGGCCGCCGGACTGCTCCCCTGAAGCCCAAGAGGACACGACGAGCACAGTCCTGTGACAAGCTGGAGCCTGACAGAAGACAGCTCTCTGACCCTACAG GAAACAGGGCTCCCTGGATTTGTCCCCAGCAGGGACCAGTGAGCCCGGAACAGACTGACAGCTGCTTCGGCACCCTCACCAGGCCTCCTCTTGATATGTGCCTCACAAGGACTCTGACCCCCACCCACCTCTGTACCTCCAGGCCCTTCTGCCAGCCTGTCCCACAGGGGCAGGACAGCaggatggggcatggggggaaggaggtgggggacaggaagggagggagcaatCTGGAGAGATGCCTCGCTCGCTCTGTAGAGAGCTTCAGGGTGGGGCCAGTTCCTCTCCTGGGAGGGCAGATCTGTCCCTCTATCACCAGAGGCTCTCTCCCCacttgtataaaataa